DNA sequence from the Sinorhizobium alkalisoli genome:
AAGAGAGGGTCGGAGAAGGTAATGGCGGACCCAGGTACCGCCTGCACCGTAAAGTCGGCAAAGATAAATGTCAGTCCGCGCACGGCCGTCATCATGCCAAGAGTCATCACGAATGGTGCTATTCCGAACCGGGCGACGGCCACTCCGTTCAGCATGCCGATTAGTCCCGTGACGCACAGCGCCACCAGAATGGCAAGCGGCGATGCGAGTTGGATTGGATTGGCGGCGCTGAACGCCGTTCCAAGTAATCCCGCTCCGAGCGCCGCTCCCAACGCCATCATTGAGCCAGCCGAGAGATCGATGCCGCCGGTTATGATCACAAGGGTCATGCCGAGTGCCACGATTCCGTAAATGCTGGCCATGCGAAGTATGTTGTCGATGCTGTAGGCGGACAGGAATTTCGGCTCGACCGCATAGATGCCGACCGCCAAAAGCGAGATCAGCGCTACGACGATCATCTGATGGCCCCCGCGAGAAAGCAGCAAACGTGCGCTCCCGCCTGGGCGCTGGGTAGCTTGTGGCATCGCGTCTTGGTACATGCCTTGCATAGCATTTCTCCGGATGGATTTGTCGCTCCTCGGGGACATCAGGCCCTCTTGCGGAGCTGCGCGTCGAGACCGACGGCTATAATCAAGAGCAGGCCCTTGACCACATACTGGTAGTAGGTCTCGACGCCGATCACGTTGAGCCCGTTAGAGATGACACCGAGGATGAAGACGCCCAGTACAGTGCTCATCACCGATCCTCGGCCGCCGAGCAGGCTGGTGCCGCCGATGATCACGCCAGCGATCACGTCGAGTTCATAAGTGAGCCCGGCCGTCGGCTGCGCTGCAGCGACGCGCGAGGAGAGGATAATGCCGCTCAATGCCGCCAGTGCTCCCAGCAGTGTGTAGGCTCGGATCTTGACCGCTTGGACATTGATGCCGGAGAGGCGCGAAGCCTGCTCGTTGCCGCCGATCGCGTAGATCGAGCGGCCGAAGGTGGTCCGGCGTGTGATCCAAAGGCCGACCGCGACGACTAGGGCAAAAAAGATCGTGGGCGTTGGAATGCCGAAGACATACCCCTGGCCAACCCATTCGAAGGCTGGCGGCATCGGGCGGAAGATCGTGGGAAAGCCGCCGGTATAGAGATAGGTCAGGCCGCGGACAAAGGCCATCGTCGCCAGTGTGACGATGAAGGGCTCGACGCGGGATTTCGCGATGATGAAGCCATTGACGAAGCCAATCCCAGCACCCACGGAAAGGCCCGCGGCGATGGCGAGCGGCACGGGAAGGTCGACCCCGATCGAGGTCGGCGCGTCGCTAAAGCTGTTGGGTACGAATGATGCGGTGACGACGGCTGCAAGGGCGAATGTCGACCCAACAGAAAGATCAATGCCGCCTGTAAGGATGACCAGTGTCATGCCCACCGCCATAATGCCGATGATGGAACCGACGCGCGCGATATCGAGAAAATTGCCGACCGAGAGGAAATTCGGCGACAGCAGGCTTAGGCCCACCACTAGTACGAGAAGGAAAGCCCCCGGCACGAGTTGGTCGCTGAATCTGCCGAGCAGACGGAGAATGCCGGTGGGTGCGGAAAGACGGTCGGAAACGCCGGCGCGATGCACGTCGATGCCTTTGTCCATGTGGTTCACCTCCCTGGTTTCGCGCCGGATCGCTGAGCCCGGCTTGGCGAGGCGGTCGCCCGCCCGGCTTACTTCAATGAACGACGGCCGAGGCGAAAGTCATGATCTTTTCTTCGCTAAATTCGCTGCGAGCGAGTTCGCCGGTGAGTCTTCCGTCATGCATTACGAGAATTCGATCGCTCATTCCGATCAGTTCCGGCAGTTCGGATGAGATCATAATGACCGTCTTGCCGCGCTCCACGAGCTTTTGCAGCAGGGCGTAAATTTCCGCTTTGGCGCCGACGTCGATGCCCCGAGTAGGCTCGTCTATTATCAGCACCCTGGCGTCGGAATAGAGCCATTTTGCGAGGACGACCTTCTGCTGGTTGCCGCCGCTGAGATAGATCGTCTTCTGGTCTATATGCGGTGTGGAGATACGGAGTGACTGCACATATTCCTGCGCAACGCGCCGTTCCCGTCCGAGATTGAGCTGGCCGGCGTGGCTCACACCACGTAGCCTCGCAAGTGTTATATTCTCCCGGATGGTCATCGGCAGGACCAGCCCCTGGCCCTTTCGGTCCTCCGGAACCAGTGCAATGCCGTTGGTGATGGCCGCGATGGGCGAGCCGATCTCCGTCGGACTGCCGCCGATTTCGATGCTTCCGGACGACTTATGCTCGGCCCCGAATATGGTTCGGGCCAGCGTCGAGCGACCCGATCCGACGAGGCCGGCGATGCCTAGTATCTCGCCTTCGAAGGCGGAGAAGGAAATATCGCGTAGCTTGCGGCTTGAGAGATTGCGCACGCGCAACATCTCCGCACCAGGTTTAAGTTCAGCCTTCGGGAAAAACTGGTCGAGATCGCGGCCGACCATCATCCGGACCCAGTCGCGGCTGGTGGTTTCGCCTACATCGACGGTGCCGATCTTGATGCCGTCTCGCAAGACCGTGGCGCGATTACAGATCTCCTTCACTTCGGCGAGTCGATGGGAAACGTAGACTACGCTGACGCCTCCCGCCTGAAGGCTACGCACGGTCTTGAAGAGGGTCTCGACCTCGTGGGTGGTCAGGGACGTGGTCGGCTCGTCCATTACGACGATCTTGGCCTTCTCCGAAATCGCCTTGGCGATCTCGACCATCTGCTGGTCGGCGATCTTGAGCCGTGACGCCAGGGTTCGGGGGTCGACGGCGAGGCCGACCTGCGCCAGCAGGGCACTACTTCGCTCGTGGCAGAGCGCCCAGTCGATCAGCCACGGCATGCCCGGCCGTCGCGGCAGCCGGCCGAGAAATATGTTCTCGGCAATGCTCAGATGCGGCAGAATGCTGAGCTCCTGGTAGATGATCGCGATGCCGAGTTCCCGCGCATGCAGGGGCCCGTTGATCTCGATGTCTTGTCCGTCAATGCGGATCGCGCCCCGGTCCTTGCCGGTCGCGCCGGCAAGGATTTTCATCAGCGTAGATTTTCCGGCACCGTTCTCGCCGAGCAAGGCATGCACCTCGCCCTTCTCGACGGTCAGCGATACCCCCTGCAGCGCCTTGACGCCGGGGTAGGACTTTTCGATGTCCTGCATTTCGAGAATTGCTGCCATTGGACCTGCTGCTCAGCGGTTACCCGACACATTCCGGTCGTTGTCAAAGACGGGACCGTGGGTTCAATAGGGAAATTCATCAACCGGCGGCACTTGCGCCGCCGGCGCTCCGCGAAGTGTACGTGTCACCAGCCTTGGTTTTCCGGCAGATGGGCGTTCGACTTGTCGACCGGGTAAACGGTCGGACGAACCCAAGGCATGCCTTCGAACTCAACGAGGTCCATCTTTCGGCCCTCATATGTCTGGTTAGCAAGATCCGGCTTCCGCCCATGGACAATGTCGCACAGGATGTTGACCGCAACGGCTTGGTCGTCCGGATGGAACATCGCGTCGTAATCGATGTCACCGGAGCGGACGAGGTCCAGCGCCTCTTTCTGGCCGTCGACGCTGATGATCTTGAATTCATGCAAGCGGTTCGCGGCCTTGATGGCCTGTAAACCGCCGAACATCATCTCGTCGGCCATGTAGTAGATGGCGTCGATTTCGCCCGGCTTGAAACGCTGCAGGATGTTCTCGGTGACTTCCTGGCCCTTGGCGCGATTAAAGTCGGCGGGGATCTTCGCCAGGATCTTGATGTCCGGATGCTTAGCGATCACCTCGTAGAAGGCGTTGCCGCGGTCGATCGTCGAGCCGGCTCCTGGCGTTCCTTCGACGACGACGATGTTTCCTTTGCCACCGATCGCTTCGACGGTCTGCTCGCCGCCGATGGCGCCGGACTTAACCATGTCCCAGGAAACTAGCGCTTCCCACTTCAAGTCCTGGCCGTGCGTCTGCATGCGACGGTCGGCCATTACCAATGGGATTCCCGCTCTGTTCACCTTCTTGACGGCGGGGATGAGCGGATCGGACACGGTCGGCGTCAGGATGATGCCATCGACGCCTTGCGCGATGAAGTTATCGATGTGGGACGCCTGCACGGAGGCGTCATTCTTGCCGTCCGAAAAGATCACTTCGCAGTCGGATTTGTCGGCAAGCTGTTGTGCGCCCTTCATCATCAACTGATAGACTGGATGATCGAAATAGGCCACGGACCAGCCTATCACCTTCTTTTCCTGCGCAGCCGCCGGCTGCAAAGCTGTGCCGGCCATCGCGGCCGAGGCGATCAGCGCCAGGACCGCGCCACATTTGCGGATCGTCTCTTTCGTCACCTCAGAATTCCTCCCTGAGTTCGAGTGATTGCCCCCGTCGTGTCACATGATTTCTCAGCCGGGGCGCCGAATTCGCCTTCCTCTTCATGAGTTCGCAATTAGGAACTCATTTCGGTTTTTTCATGTTGACTGTGCAATGTCAATCGCAAACACGAAAAAACCGCAAGGACAGCTTCTTGCGCTTTGAGTGTGAATCGGCGTTCAGGGCTCAATCGGCCGGCTGACCCACGCTTGGGTCGCGCTCCCCGGCCTTGTCGTCACGCGCAGTGCCGTGGAATGTTTTCAGACCGTGTGGCGCGTGCCCGCGCCACATGAATACTCCACAGGCTCAGTCTCGTCGGCCTGAAGAGATCTGCCCGACACTAGCCTTGAGGGTTGAAATCCTGCGGGGCTTGCAGTTTCTGCGAAATGACCAATATTTGAGCGATGTCGAATGCTCTGCGCATTGCACGTGGCCGCTTCGGGAGAGTGGCGCTGCTGGAGATGGACCGACCCCTGGTGCGGCACGCGCACCCGCATTGCCATGTCCTGTTGAAGGTCGAGGGAGCCGATACGCAGTTTTCGGTGCGCGACAGGCTCGTGCCGCTCACGGACGAAAGCGCCGTTCTCATCAACGCCTGGGAGCCGCACGCCTATGCGCACGACCAGACACGTCCGAAGACGGTGATCCTCGCGCTTTATATCGAACCGCAATGGCTCGGTCATTTCCGGCCGAACTGGGCGGCGAGCCATGCGCCCGACTTCTTCGCCTCTAATGTCGGTTCGATCACGCCCTGTATCCGTTCGCGCACGCGCACGCTTGCGGAGGCGATCGTGCAGGAGCCGAACAGCGCCGAGGTTCACGAGGTGCTTCTCGGCGAACTTATGATCGCCGTCATCGAGCGTTTCGCCGACTGGCGCGCGGTGCCGAATTCGATCCGCGACCTAGCATCGCGCCCCGTGCTCGACTTCCGCATCCGCAAGGCCATCGATCGCATGAAGGCGGCACCGGGGGAGATCGCCGATCTCGACCGGCTGGCGATCGACATCGGCCTGTCGCGGGCGCACTTCTTCCGACTCTTCGAAACCTCGATGGGGGTGACGCCGCGCGTCTTCCTCAATGTGCAGCGGCTCGAACGGGCGGTCGCGGCCGTCGCCGACGGGACGGAGAGCTTCGCCGCGATCAGCGACCAGCTCGGCTTTTCCGTGCCGGCGCATTTCTCGCGCTTCTTCCACGACCATGCCGGCTCGTCGCCGAGCATTTTCCGCAGCGTCACCCGGCTATCGGCTCAAGATTTTGAGACTCCTCGGTAAGGTCTGAGACGCGGCGGTATCGCCCGATCGTCCCCCCTTCTCCACCATTCGCTCCACGGCACCCCTTCACGGATGGGTGTGGGAGGAGCGAATGACGAGATTGGAAACGAAGGGGGGGCTGATCGGGCGGGCCTTCGAACGTGTCGAGGATGCCGGACTTCTGACCGGCCGCGGCCGCTATATCGACGACCTGCCGGTTCGGCGCGACACCGCGCATCTGGCGATCCTGCGCTCGCCGCACGGCCATGCCGAAATCAGGACAATCGATACGACTGCCGCCCGCGCGCTGCCCGGCGTCCTTGCCGTGCTGACCGGCGAGGACGTGGCGCGGCTCACCCGCAGCATGACGGTGGGGGTCAAGGCCAATGTCGAATGCTGGCCGATTGCCCGCGACCGGGTGCGCTATGTCGGCGAACCCGTTGCCCTCGTCGTCGCCGAAAGCCGCTATGTCGCCGAAGACGCGCTCGATCTGATCGAGGTCGACTACGAGACGCTGGCCGCCGTCGTCGATCCTGAGCAGGCGCTGGCG
Encoded proteins:
- a CDS encoding ABC transporter permease, producing MDKGIDVHRAGVSDRLSAPTGILRLLGRFSDQLVPGAFLLVLVVGLSLLSPNFLSVGNFLDIARVGSIIGIMAVGMTLVILTGGIDLSVGSTFALAAVVTASFVPNSFSDAPTSIGVDLPVPLAIAAGLSVGAGIGFVNGFIIAKSRVEPFIVTLATMAFVRGLTYLYTGGFPTIFRPMPPAFEWVGQGYVFGIPTPTIFFALVVAVGLWITRRTTFGRSIYAIGGNEQASRLSGINVQAVKIRAYTLLGALAALSGIILSSRVAAAQPTAGLTYELDVIAGVIIGGTSLLGGRGSVMSTVLGVFILGVISNGLNVIGVETYYQYVVKGLLLIIAVGLDAQLRKRA
- a CDS encoding sugar ABC transporter ATP-binding protein, coding for MAAILEMQDIEKSYPGVKALQGVSLTVEKGEVHALLGENGAGKSTLMKILAGATGKDRGAIRIDGQDIEINGPLHARELGIAIIYQELSILPHLSIAENIFLGRLPRRPGMPWLIDWALCHERSSALLAQVGLAVDPRTLASRLKIADQQMVEIAKAISEKAKIVVMDEPTTSLTTHEVETLFKTVRSLQAGGVSVVYVSHRLAEVKEICNRATVLRDGIKIGTVDVGETTSRDWVRMMVGRDLDQFFPKAELKPGAEMLRVRNLSSRKLRDISFSAFEGEILGIAGLVGSGRSTLARTIFGAEHKSSGSIEIGGSPTEIGSPIAAITNGIALVPEDRKGQGLVLPMTIRENITLARLRGVSHAGQLNLGRERRVAQEYVQSLRISTPHIDQKTIYLSGGNQQKVVLAKWLYSDARVLIIDEPTRGIDVGAKAEIYALLQKLVERGKTVIMISSELPELIGMSDRILVMHDGRLTGELARSEFSEEKIMTFASAVVH
- a CDS encoding AraC family transcriptional regulator, giving the protein MSNALRIARGRFGRVALLEMDRPLVRHAHPHCHVLLKVEGADTQFSVRDRLVPLTDESAVLINAWEPHAYAHDQTRPKTVILALYIEPQWLGHFRPNWAASHAPDFFASNVGSITPCIRSRTRTLAEAIVQEPNSAEVHEVLLGELMIAVIERFADWRAVPNSIRDLASRPVLDFRIRKAIDRMKAAPGEIADLDRLAIDIGLSRAHFFRLFETSMGVTPRVFLNVQRLERAVAAVADGTESFAAISDQLGFSVPAHFSRFFHDHAGSSPSIFRSVTRLSAQDFETPR
- a CDS encoding substrate-binding domain-containing protein — translated: MTKETIRKCGAVLALIASAAMAGTALQPAAAQEKKVIGWSVAYFDHPVYQLMMKGAQQLADKSDCEVIFSDGKNDASVQASHIDNFIAQGVDGIILTPTVSDPLIPAVKKVNRAGIPLVMADRRMQTHGQDLKWEALVSWDMVKSGAIGGEQTVEAIGGKGNIVVVEGTPGAGSTIDRGNAFYEVIAKHPDIKILAKIPADFNRAKGQEVTENILQRFKPGEIDAIYYMADEMMFGGLQAIKAANRLHEFKIISVDGQKEALDLVRSGDIDYDAMFHPDDQAVAVNILCDIVHGRKPDLANQTYEGRKMDLVEFEGMPWVRPTVYPVDKSNAHLPENQGW